In a single window of the Lynx canadensis isolate LIC74 chromosome E2, mLynCan4.pri.v2, whole genome shotgun sequence genome:
- the OGFOD1 gene encoding LOW QUALITY PROTEIN: prolyl 3-hydroxylase OGFOD1 (The sequence of the model RefSeq protein was modified relative to this genomic sequence to represent the inferred CDS: inserted 1 base in 1 codon; deleted 1 base in 1 codon): MNGKRPAEPAPAVRGKKGKKEVIAEFXDAVTEETLKKQVSEAWSRRTPFRHEAIVMDMEPFLHCVIPDFIQSQNFLEGLQKELLNLDFHEKYNDLYKFQQSDDLKKRREPHICALRKVLFEDFRTWLADISKIDLESTIDMSCAKYEFSDALLCHDDELEGRRIAFILYLVPPWDRSLGGTLDLYNVDEHFQPKQIVKSLIPSWNTLVFFEVSPVSFHQVSEVLSEEKSRLSISGWFHGPSLTRPPNYFEPLVPRSPHIPQDHEILYDWINPTYLDMDYQVQIQEEFEERSEILLKEFLKPEKFAEVCEALEKGDVKWSSRGPPNKRFYEKAEESKLPNILKDCMELFRSEALFLLLSNFTGLKLHFLAPSEEDEVEDKKEGEGTSAADHTEEGTSHSSPGPQSPQTAVSHSSQQSSEQTDPESEENEAKRDSSVPTCQGELRRWKTGHYTLIHDNSKTEFALDLLLYCGCEGWEPEYGGFTSYIAKGEDEELLTVNPENNSLALVYRDRETLKFVKHINHRSLEQKKAFPNRTGFWDFSFVYYE; the protein is encoded by the exons ATGAATGGGAAACGGCCAGCTGAGCCGGCCCCGGCCGTGcgggggaaaaagggaaagaaggaggtgaTAGCGGAGT CGGATGCTGTCACGGAAGAAACCTTGAAAAAGCAGGTGTCTGAGGCCTGGAGCCGCAGGACGCCGTTCCGTCACG AGGCCATTGTCATGGACATGGAACCCTTTCTTCACTGCGTGATCCCAGACTTCATCCAA AGCCAAAACTTTTTGGAAGGGCTTCAGAAGGAACTTTTGAACTTGGACTTCCATGAAAAGTATAACGATTTATATAAGTTCCAGCAG TCTGATGAtttgaagaagagaagagagccTCACATCTGTGCTTTAAG GAAAGTTCTGTTTGAAGATTTCCGGACTTGGCTTGCTGACATTTCCAAGATTGACCTGGAATCAACTATTGACATGTCCTGTGCTAAATATGAATTCTCTG ATGCCCTCCTCTGCCACGACGACGAGCTGGAAGGGCGCCGGATCGCCTTCATTCTTTACCTGGTTCCTCCCTGGGACAGGAGTTTGGGGGGCACCCTGGACCTGTACAACGTTGATG AACACTTTCAGCCGAAGCAGATTGTCAAGTCTCTTATCCCTTCATGGAACACACTGGTTTTCTTTGAAGTGTCTCCAGTATCCTTTCACCAG GTGTCTGAAGTCCTGTCTGAAGAAAAGTCACGTTTGTCTATAAGCGGCTGGTTTCATGGTCCTTCACTGACCAGACCCCCCAACTACTTTGAACCACTTGTACCTCGGAGCCCGCACATCCCACAAGAT CATGAAATTTTATATGATTGGATCAACCCTACTTATCTGGACATGGATTACCAAGTTCAAATTCAAGAAGAGTTTGAAGAAAGGTCCGAAATCCTCCTAAAGGAGTTCCTTAAG CCTGAGAAATTTGCAGAGGTCTGTGAGGCTTTGGAGAAAGGAGATGTGAAATGGAGCAGCCGAGGTCCCCCTAACAAAAG GTTTTATGAGAAAGCGGAGGAGAGCAAGCTTCCCAACATCCTGAAGGACTGCATGGAATTATTTCGCTCCGAGGCTCTGTTCTTGCTGCTCTCCAACTTCACAGGCCTGAAACTCCACTTCTTGGCCCCTTCAGAGGAAGATGAGGTGGAGGACAAAAAGGAGGGCGAAGGCACCTCTGCAGCTGATCACACTGAAGAAGGGACTAGCCATAGCTCCCCTGGGCCCCAGAGTCCTCAGACGGCCGTCAGCCACAGCAGCCAACAGAGCAGTGAACAGACAGACCCAGAGTCAGAGGAAAACGAAGCCAAGAGAG ACTCAAGTGTTCCCACATGCCAGGGGGAGTTGAGGCGTTGGAAGACTGGTCACTACACTTTGATCCATGACAACAGCAAGACTGAATTTGCCCTGGATTTACTTCTCTACTGTGGCTGTGAAG GCTGGGAGCCAGAATATGGCGGCTTTACTTCCTACATTGCCAAAGGTGAAGATGAAGAG CTGCTAACAGTGAATCCGGAAAACAACTCTTTGGCACTGGTCTACAGAGATAGAGAGACTCTGAAATTTGTCAAGCATATTAACCACCGAAGCCTAGAACAAAAGAAAGCCTTCCCAAATAGAACAGGTTTCTGGGACTTCTCGTTTGTCTATTACGAATGA